The genomic region TGACGTTTGTGCTGGTACCTCGGGAAAGACCTTCCCCGCAGCCTGAGGAAGGGTTGCTGCTCCGGCTGGCCGCCGCCAGATCGCGGCAGGAAGTGCTCAACCACCTCCTGGAGGGCATGCCCGGCTTGCGTGGGCTTGCCCTCTGGGGAGAGGACGGTACACGTCTGATCGCCTGGGCAGGCGAACGTCAGGAGCATCCTGCAGACCTGATGACCATGTCGGACGAGCCTGAATACTGGCTTAGCCCCGTTCCGGCCATCATCTTTCCACCCGAAATTCTCGCGGTAGCAGAGCTCCGGCTCCTGTACCTGGACGCCCAGGAAACGAGTGTCCGCTTAGGCAACAATCTGGCCACGCTGACTGCTGCGGCTAAAACAGATGCCTTGACAGGGCTGCCCAACCGGCATGCCCTTGAAGCAGATCTAAAACGCGTCGAGGCCGCAGGCAACCCCTTTGCGGTGGTGTTCATCGATCTCGATGGCTTTAAAGCCATCAATGACCGGTATGGTCATGCCCTGGGGGATTCCCTGCTCAAGGGCTACGGGTTATGGCTTTGCCGGGTCACTGGCCCGTGGGGCCGGGTGTACCGAATGGGCGGCGACGAATACCTGCTGCTGATGACAGATTTTCCGGGGCCTCCTGAAGATTTTCAGGTTTGGGCCCACGAACGCCTGCAGATTCCTTTTGTCGATGGGGTCAGTGCGAGTATCGGCATCGCTTGGCGGCACGAGCACACGTCCATCAGTGAAGTGATGCGTCTGGCTGACCTGCGTATGTATCAGGCCAAAGCGGCGCGTTCAGGACGCTCAG from Deinococcus malanensis harbors:
- a CDS encoding GGDEF domain-containing protein, producing MLVPRERPSPQPEEGLLLRLAAARSRQEVLNHLLEGMPGLRGLALWGEDGTRLIAWAGERQEHPADLMTMSDEPEYWLSPVPAIIFPPEILAVAELRLLYLDAQETSVRLGNNLATLTAAAKTDALTGLPNRHALEADLKRVEAAGNPFAVVFIDLDGFKAINDRYGHALGDSLLKGYGLWLCRVTGPWGRVYRMGGDEYLLLMTDFPGPPEDFQVWAHERLQIPFVDGVSASIGIAWRHEHTSISEVMRLADLRMYQAKAARSGRSDARQTDRRTAHSAVTQGNGVG